Within Seriola aureovittata isolate HTS-2021-v1 ecotype China chromosome 12, ASM2101889v1, whole genome shotgun sequence, the genomic segment TGtttaggttaaggttagggtaagggttaggtttaggcaataATAGTTAACGTTAAAgtaagtctccaggaaatgaatgtagGTCAATCTTGTGTCATCTTAAATCATGGatacacaactgtgtgtgtgtgtgtgtgtgtgtgtgtgtgtgtgtgtgtgtgtgtgtgtgtgtgtgtgtgttacagaggaaCAGAGCTGATAATAAGACAAGGAGTAAGACAAGATCGAGCCAGGGGATGCTCCAATGTTCCTCCAGACACATGCACTCTGAgtgatgaagacagtgaagatgGATTTTTATTAAGGTTTGTgctgttactgtgtttttttttcgtgccaatttattttatgcaactttttgactttcatttacattaattcatttttacatttctcatttttttgttgGCCAGTTGGTTTTGTTTCACTTTAGCATAATATAGAATACTTTGTATTTGCTGTCCATGTCCATTTTTGAGTAAGTATAAATGTtggcaaaaaaacagaagaataaGGAGGATGTATGGTGTATTATGataacagttgtgtgtgttaGCCATCACAGTCTAGTCTAATCTAAATGATCAATCCAACATTGTTATCTAAATTATTTCTAATTCTCCACCATTCCATTGCACCATGGTGTTACTGTATGATGACAATACTTTACATTTAGTACATGTAGCTCATGTTACTTTTaagtaacattttgaatgcaggacaatgttttgaggtttttttcatttcatttaatttcattattaccACTTTTACGTAATGCTTCCTCAGtcagggagggaagaggggTGGAAATGATTCAGATAATGTACTTAACCATCTACTGACTATTTTCCTTACACACAGTgcatataaaaaacaaacaagcacttTGGACATCATATTCGGCACATGTTATAGCTTTACTTAAGATCATGTCATTTTAAATCATCTAGTTTGTGTATTGAGTTTGTTTAGCAGGATGCGGAGCATGTTCAACAACACAGAAAGTTGCATACAACATAGATTTGGGATAAACTCTAGAGTTTCACTATTCTCATGTAATATGAGTTCAGAGGCTTAGATCCATTAATGTTATTGTATTATTAGACCTCACCTCCAGTATACTAACATATTTTTCCAGCAGATGGCGATATAAACATTGGTTTATAAAACTGACTTGGTAACAATAAGATTTGTGAAATGCAATATGTGACTTATTAAAAACGTGAACGCTATAACTCTTCTATATGATAATTTGTCTTTTGTGCAGTGATAAGATGTGCTCGGTATACGTTTGACTTCCTGGCAACCACCTTGTGTAAGGATATAATATCACTACCTCCTGTCCAAAGGTTACCTTACTTTTTCTGATGTTAAACACCTGAACTTAAAGTAACAGGTTCATCACTATTCATACATAACACAATATGTTGTCTGGAAAGCACCTTTATTTGTGTTGTTCATAAGACTTTGTTAACCGAGtaaatgaaaactaaaacaaatatttgcttTCTATTCTTTTCTCTTGAACACCTGAAGACAAACTACATCTTCACATGTCAGCTCCTGTCAgtagagaagaaaaatgaatctGTTAATATTATGTTGCATTAAAAGTGTCAACACTGTCATTATTGTAACATACAGAGCAATCATTTTCTGCTGTACAATACATCCCACTaattcaaaacatttctttttaatcagtTATCCCATGTCCCATTATCCCATTCACAGAAGTCGAGTTACTGTCAACCCACCAGGTAGAGTTTGTCTCCTTCGATCCAGTGTTTCCAGCCACGGTTGGCCTTCTCTCCTTTCTGGGTGCACACCAGCTTGTCCCCCTCCCAGGTCACCAGACTCTAGACAAAATGTAATGCATTCAACAATCTGACTTATTGTGAGAAGAAATTTCCCCTACAAGCGTGCCTGTGGCTAGAACTGCATGCTCCGACCTCTTACATGAATCTATTTTCACCTCTCATTTCCCATTTTCCTGATAATGAAAGAGGAATAGCTCAAAATGCCTGTAGACATCTGATCACCCAGCGGCAAGTCAATTTGTGCAGCAAGTGCTCTAATTTGGAAATGTCATTCAGCTTTAGATGTAAACAAGATATACTGGCCTCCTTTTCCCCTGGATTTTGAAATGACTGCATTTCATTGGCATCTAATGTAACCACACATCATCGCTGTTAAATTTTGTATCACCATCACATTTAGAACCGATGTTACACATACACCACAGATGAAATTACTCTATGGACACACTTAGATAACACAGTTGTCATTATTACATAGGCGACAAGGAAAATGGGAATTATCGCCTCATCAGATAAACTATCGCTGACTCTTGTCGCTTCAAGGACTCCGTACATGAGGTCAACCCACCTTGATGTTTCGATTGTCTAGTCCCTTGGTGTACTCATCGAACTCCACTCCTACAGTGAAGCCCAGCTCATAATTCCTGAAGGTGCTCAGTGTTTTGAAGTCAAACTTGTCTCCATCCTGGACAACCACTTTGGTCTGAGACAGGGAGATGGCGATTTTCCTTGTAGCAAAGTCAATATCTGGGCACAGAATATAGAGACTTAAGTgcataaattatattttattatattttaacatGAACTTAAGTATTACTTATATAGTATTAAGTATACATAATGTTCTTCTGGGAACTGCAGCTATgtttataatcaaaaaataatgtaGTTGACTAAGACTGATTCTTCAATGTGAATAATTCTAGGAATTCCAATTATAGTGGTACTCAACAAGAATCTGTAGTGAAATCACTgcaaaaatagtttttcatGAAGTCCAAGATCGATCAGAACATAACACACAACATGATTTAGTTACTTCTCCAACCTGTCACATCACCCGTGTAACACTACTACTCCTACCACGTAACTAAAACATCACAGCCCTGAATTAAACATATTAAGATTAAAAATTTCTTACTTAATACTTTCAAATATTCCTCAAATTTGTCATTGGTTTCCAGTATCCATTTCCCACTGAAGTCTGCAGGCATGGTGGCAGCTGCTTAACACTGTTGTGTGTAGACTTTAGACAGTGAGTGGAGGGGGAAGGTGCAGGGTCTCCCCCTGCTTTTATTCTAGTCAGGGGCATGAGGGCAGAGAACTATTGATAAGTGAGTTTATAGCTCAAATGGGATTGGCAGGGGCAGTTCTTTTGGAGGGGGAGGATCCAcccttttctgtctgtcttaacACACTCTTTGGGGGAGGTTActccccacccacacacaaacatgcacttaACACCATCCTTTCTCTCCCTTGTACCTTTACCCATTACACATGCAGACAGTACTGTGGTGGTTAGTGTTCAATGTACAGACAGAATAACATCTGCCAACAGTGAGTctttatttgatctttttctgtGGCAAACTAGAATTGAACTTTGAGCACAAAGGTTAATAAAGTTCAGTCTcgcagtgaaaaaaaatcagcatttttgattaatttttaaatgaaaattaatggttgagtacatttttttaaaagggtaaattatatatatattttaatatagtCTATATAAAatactctttttttaaattataatttgtCAGGTTAATTCTTTGAATTACATCTGCTCTTTATCCCTAATTGAAAAATCCTGAATCCAGAAAAGTTCAAAGTAATAATTCTTAAGATTTTCATCATGTCAAATCCaattttaatgatatttatgGCAGGCATTTATTCTGCTATACTAATTAAATGTGTTAGTGGTATGCATTATCAGTGGTGGAGTCCAGCTAAatggcacacacatgcaacaacGGATTCACAGGAAACTAATGCAGCTGCTCTGAGCATTTCAAACCTTTAGTGGtcgataaataaataatttcaaatggAACTTGTAAATTGTCTTTTCGTCACCAGCAGTAACCACAGGTGTTGCCGAATCAAACTACTACTGGACACAAGATGTCACCGAAAGTGTATGTGGACTGAGCATCTTCTCCTGCACAGAGCTGTTCGTCTGTCGATCAAAATGAGCATCGAGCAACACACTTTCAGCAGGACAACCCACAAattcagcagaaatgttttattgagaaaaaatgtaaatgttgattttacTCTGGCATCAGACTCTGTTTGGACCCCTCCCTGACAGCATAATTTTTTGAACCAGCTAAAGGAAGAGCAGGGAGAGATCAATAACAACCCCCTGGGGAACTATAAATAAACAGAGGCCGCAGGTAGAAGCTGGCGTGGTGGCGGGTAGTGAATGcacaagaagcagcaggaggcaAAACAGCAGGGTGAGcaccagcatcagcagcagcagcagcagcagcagcaatgaaTGAGCAAGTGAGTTAGACCGCTTATATGGCAATGAACAAAATGAGCTGACAGATTAACTGATTCAGAGCACAGCGTGGCTCGAGTTGTCTGGTTGAAGCTCCGCAGGCTTCACTTCTTCACTTTTGAAATTCCTAAGTAGAGGCCCTCAGATTCCTCATGCATGTCTTGAAAGGCATTTTCAGATAAAAGGAGCCAAATTTCAGTAAATAAGAACGGTTCATTTCAGGGGTTTGTGTGGTTGTATTACAGGAGGTGGACCTGCCAACCAAAACAATTTacaatttaacaatttatttatttaacacaaGGTTTAACTACTCAGAAAGACACAAATGACATTGTTGAGCActgtttaatttattgattgatgattCCTTTTACTATCAATTGCACAGTCCCAAAGGATTTGggaagtatatatatatacacacacatcatatcTGAAATCCAATGTCAAGACTGAGCATCAGTTGCCAAGAAGCTTGTGGTCCTTAACCAAACTCATATCGTTGTTTTCCAGTCACAACAATTATTCAGAGAACTAAAAAGGGATTAACCCTTTGAAGGTGTTATGTAACTGTTCTCTTCACTGCGTCCATAACTTTTCCACTGGTcacttcagtgtgttgtgttatcAGTCTGGCTCACCCATCAGATCAGCTACACCTAGCAGTATGCATGCATCCAACACATCTAAACATGTTAATCAAAGGAGCACCCACCCTGAGACAGATATGCCGGACTGCATTTTGTGATGTTACATGATACACACACTAACCTGcccttactgtactgtgtatAAATTGGCTTTGGCAGAGTAAAGCAACAGCTttgatgaaatataaatgtatctctagcccaaaaaaaaaaaaagcaaaaaaaaaaaaaaagcatttgaaacAAAGTGATATGAAATTGGTAGATGGATATATGGAGAGATGTAGAAATGGCTTGTTTTGGAGTTGGATGGTATGTCAGAGGCAGGGGATGtgtcttctgtgtctctgtgagcCAATGTCAGCCGGGGTCACTGCCTCGTACAGTAAGAGCCAGTTTAGGTCTTCTTGAAGACCTGCTTGCTaacagctcctgcagctctcagctcctgtagagaacaaaagaaaatgtaaagtttttgatttaattttaaagaatTTAGAATTTATTAGTTATTTTGGCAAACGGGAATGAccacagtacagtatatatttttgaaGCACTGGGTTATTTACTGATTCAGAGTGGGATTTCTTGCTGCTTATGAGCTCCCCCTGCAAACAAAAAGGACTTACAGACATATAAATAGTCGGCCCAGGTATGGTACAGAATGGTGTCCcaatatgttttaattaattgaaaGCTCTTTTCCCTCCATGAGACAACCTGATGTCTTTGACTGAAAGTTGACATAGCAACAATAACTAAGGGCTTGAATGAGGATGATTATCAATAAAGTATGCATCAAAAACATCcatttccacattttgtcaCTGCCCTGTGtaaaccatgtatctccaaaaTACACCTAAGAACCTAACCTTTTCATGAGCTATGAAAAACCCTGAGTTCAGCGTTCAGAGTTCTTTAGTTTTCTAATGTAATGACATGTTTCCACCTTGCAAAATATTTTCTGCCACCAGAGGCCACTGTTGACCTACATTCAAACCCTCTTCGGGCTCTTGGGAACTTTTCACTAATAACTAATTTCATGGCGGCTGATTGAAAACATCTGTTGGCACCACTTAAACCAAATAATTTGCCTGATTATTTTTGCTTAGCTTTGATAGCAGTAATCATACAGAGGGAAATCTGATAATGCTGAACTAATGAAAATGGTAATGTGCTAGTCATTACTTTAAAGTCTTTTCAGATGCTAATGCTTTCATTACAGGCCACACTGGGGCCACACTATGAATTTCACAGAGGagtcatttgaaaaaaaaacttcttaaGTCCTTTGCAAAGTCAAGATAGTAACGCGTTAGAGGTTGATGTTGATGTCTGCTCGATTACTGGAGGTCTGAGGTCATGaacaaatgagatgaaaaatTAGTTAAAGGTACTGGACCATTTTGCATTTCCTTTTTAATCTTGCattattttgcatctttttctttgacatttgagACTCAAAATGTATGAATCTGTATTATTTCCCCTTGAAACAGCATCCTCAGAGATAGTTTCTTATGTGGAAACATGATGTATTTGGCAGTAAATGAGTTATAACCACACACTTGTAACTTTGATAAACTACATTTCCTGTGTGCATGCACCTCATACAGAATAATGTTATTACTGCTGGAGCTGGTGGGCTAATTCATACCAGAGtcacacataaaaatatatgCACAGCACATACAGTGCTGAGAGGCATTTTGGATTTAGATTGAAGTGTCCAAACTGCATGTATTAATATTCATGGGATGAACTGATGGTTTCTTACCAAATGAAGCTCATCTCCTTCCACCCAGTGGGTCCAGCCTCTTCCTTCAATCTCTCCcttctgcacacacaccagcttgTCTCCTTCCCAAGTGATAGTGGTCTGTATTAGGGTCACAGGTCAGGGGGAGACACAGGTGTGATTAAAATGCACGATGCATCAGTGGTAGATTCATTCAGATGTAGATGCATGTTTCCTCTCATAAACATATGGATTTAAACATATACGATATGCTGAGTGAGAGGCTCagtcctcctccatccctcttaAAATAATTACTCAGAtaaaatcaccacacagaaacatgtgacCTTCTCTCTTTGCCACCCTCCAAACAGCTTATAGCTTATCTATAATCAGCCTATCAGCatacaaaaaagatttttcaagGGGGACCACAGATAATCTTTGAGCCTATTCAGTATTCATTGACCCAATCTGACCAAATAAATGTGAACCTTGACttatttctctgcctcctccacttctTTTCCTGCAGGTATCTAACATCATTTCACTGGCAAGGGTCTGAAAAGTTCAGGAAAGTTTTACAGGCAGGTGGAAAGTTTTGTATGGCCACCATATGCTCATTATAGTCTAGAGAGGTGCCACCAAGAAAAGTCACTTTATACACCTCCAGGTTTTGCACCCACAGCAGATGGGTTCATGTCACAGGTCGCCACACCTGCAgcaatttaatttaactttaatatcAAACCAGTGGCTCAACAGGTTTGCCATAAATTAAGAACATCACGTATacattcattaaaatgtatCAAATCCCCTCTGAAGACACTGGTCCAAACACTCACCATGCATTTCCGGTCGTCCACTCCGGAGAGATCCTCCTCGAACTCTTTGCCTACATAGAAGTCCATGTTGTAGTTTTTGAAGGTGCTGAGGGTTTTGATGATTATGTGGTCCCCGTCGTGGAAGATGTCCTTGTCAGGCTTCAACAAGGTTGCAATTTTCCTGATGGCAACATTTACATCTGCGACAGGTCCCCAAGCAAGgtggaaaatgaatgagaaacagGAGAGGGGCATTTCAGTGCAGTTGCAGAACTTCAGAATAATATGCAGAGTTTTAAAAAGCTGCCTCAGTTAGAAGAAGTTGTTTATGTTAAGCAGAACATTTGtgttaagattaaaaaaaaaaaaccagcctACTATTCCTGTTAATGGTTACAGCTATTCCattaaaaaatggaaagaatttGATATCACAGCAAATTTGCacttactttattttacaataatatgaGATATCAGACAAAATGCCTCTAATCTCACTCTACCAGAGGTGAAATATTAAGTCTCTTTAGGATCTTTTACATAGTTATTGAATATTGTGACTGACATTTACATCTAGATCAATTTATATTCTAATCCAGGAATGATGTGAGGCTTGTTCCTATGGCACTAAAAGGCCAGTCTTTCGCTTACTTCTATGACGCTCTTAACAAACTCACCGAGAGCCTTCAGGTACTCCTCGAAGTTATCATTGGAAATCATTTTCCAATATCCGTTGAGATCAACAGGCATGTtggctgtgtctctgctggtttCTTTAGTTTCAGTCAATGAGGAGGTCCGCTGAGGACGGCTACTGGCGTTGGAATGCAGAACCTGCTGTCAAAAGCCTCAATTTGAACCAAATTCACTTTAATCCGATTACCTGTCCCTGGCACCTCCCACTCCCCTCCCACAATCGACACCATGTAACCCCACAATCCTCACCACGCTCTCCCTGCATGGATGGCAAAATGCGGCATGCATACATAATATAGAATACACTTGTGTGCTTTATGTTGGGGAATGCTTACTCTGCCTGTGTGGGATTAGAATAGAATGAATACACTTCCTGTATTAATTCACACAGACGCACTTGTGTGTAATTCCACGTGTGGCAGATTTGGCCTGGTTCTGTTGTATAAGATGACGCCTGTTTCAATCATGTTTAGGTCAGGATTATAGAACTTTCAATCAGCCTAATGGAATAaaatcacacatcacatcacagatCAATTAAATCATTGATCAACCTGTCATTTGGCTGAATGGAGCTCACACTGTGGATAATATGCACTGTACAAAAGCAGAATCACCTCATCTTAAAATTATCCAACTGCAACAATTAAATGCAGCACAAAAGGTCTGCCACATCTTTTGTCTCGCCTAAATAACTCAATTAATTTGATAATCTCTCTTTTGGGCCAGCTGCAGCCAACCCACTGTCTCAATCCTTTACTGGCTggaacacagacaaagacacacacatacacatctttCAAAGGATGCCAGTCAGTATCAgtggcacagtggtgctttcaGCCATTGGCCTCAGTGAGAAAACACCTCCTGTAGCTGAGCAACTGTCAGGATTACTTTAAATCCTTTGGTGGAAAAAAATACCggcctgcagacacacagtgtgtggATGATAATGGGGAAACTGAATAGAGCCACAGTGAATGGCTGTTGGGAGGCTgctgcagagcacagacactCTCAATGATCTTCATATGAGAAGAAATTCAGAACAGGATAAAGTTCATACTTTACGATTAAAAAGTTACACATGGTGGCATCCTAGTAGCACAGTGGACAAAACGCACCACAAATAACACACCATAGaaaaacacaggcagacaaAGGACGACAAAAACGAATACATAGGTAAATAATGGATTATTTCTCCAACAGAATCAGAATTGTAGTCCTGGGAATGTCGCTTTCAAACAACATTTAGACCTACATGTTGGAAAACAGAATTGACTGAAAATGTATCTGAATagttctctttttaaaaaaacataaaatcttaAATATCTTGAACTATATTTTATAACTGTTGCCCTTtatgatgtgattttgttttcagcatcTCTTCTTTTATGATGATGGTTTTTTACTGTCTTCTTTCTTATTagatgtgtttgttcatatgATCCAGTTTTCTActtcttattttaattttactccATATATTTGAATGATGTCAGTGAACCAAAACCTTAGTAATGCGATTTAGTAAATTTTAAAACTTTGTAAGTGGGATTTATGTTGAGTTGTTAGGGGGACTTTGACTTATAACCTCGTTATTTCTAAAACCCTGACTCCAGCCCTGCCTGGCTtgtgattttatatatttaaacagCTACAAGAGAAAAAAGATACCAGTCAGAAAAAATACTTCATATATGGATGATTTTAATTCAGTTAAGCCAACTGCAATGACGTGTGATGTGAAAAACTACAAAGAATAGAAAACTATTGGCAGACAAATCTCACTGTGGAACAAAGATGGGGCTCAGTATTTGCAAGACTTCATGCGTATGAGTCAAAAGACAGCACAGCACTGTGTAGATGCTTCCCACTGAAAACAAGTGAAGCTTGGAAAACACATTTAGGCCAAACGTGTTTCTTTGCAGACATTTGTAGGCTGTGCAAACCTCTTCCGCTCTGTAGACCATGCAAACAGAGCGAGAAGCACTGATCTGTGAGTGAATTCACTCTTCGAGGAATCCCCTGTTCAGCTCAATGCTGCAGCAGTCTGTCCATCAGTCATCCAGACTGTTCACTGGCTGTTGTGCTTGCTTGGTGAGTGGCCTCAGCACCGTGCCCTTATTTCTCCTCTCGCTGTCCTCTGTGTAAAGGTTGTGCTGGTGAATGTATTCTATCACAGAGTCTGGGATCAGGTATTTCACGCTCAGACCCCGTCTCAGAGCCCGCCGCACCTCTGTGGCGCTCGTGTCATTCCTCACCCATTCCCTCACCAGGAAAATGTTCTGTTGGTGGCGGGAGAGCGTGTCCGAATCATGCACGGCCCGCTCGGGTTGCAGTCTGCCTCGACTGACGCAGACCAGGCCGAAGCGCCCGGCTACCTCCTCCACGTGCTCGTCCTGCCACAAGCCAGGGATCTTGAATGTGTCAAGGAAATCCGCTCCACACAGGAGCTTCAGCTGGAGAGGGGGGCCTGAGGGGAGAGGCACAACATGatactgaagagaaaaacacaggctACATTTAGAGGTTATGTGAGGTTTGTCATTTTCAAGTGTTGATATGCAGTAAGGGGCCAGAGCTACTGCCTGATATGATATGATTTATtcagaatataaaacatgatcCATGATCCATGATTAATTCTACTTTGTAATAGTTTCATACCTGTTGATATGAATAATCCTCATGAAAATAACAAAGAGCAAGCCTGAACTCAGACCCCTGAATCCTTTGTTTTTAGCCTCAAAGGGTGCTCACTCATCATTTCGGGGGGATTCCTTCTCTATCAGAATCAAAAGATTTTCTGATTGGACTGTTCACTACAATCATTGATACTTCAGTCCccattctgtgtttttattctgagcAGTTATGATGAAGAGTGACATAATCCTCAAGTGGTGCTCATtttgaaaagaccaaaataatGCAGTTAATGTTTGCCAACTGGCTGGTCCATAATCAAGCTAAAAAATGTGAATCCAATAATACGTGACTGAAGTGTCCCCTCAAAGAGCACTGACATGAAGAGTCTTTGGTAGGCAAGCCTGGACCAGGcaagtaaaatgtaaaacaggaCTGACACTGTCTTACTAGGTctacaaaaaacacaattttgatATTCATGGTGCTGGAGGCTAAAGCTAA encodes:
- the rbp2b gene encoding retinol-binding protein 2b; its protein translation is MPADFSGKWILETNDKFEEYLKVLNIDFATRKIAISLSQTKVVVQDGDKFDFKTLSTFRNYELGFTVGVEFDEYTKGLDNRNIKSLVTWEGDKLVCTQKGEKANRGWKHWIEGDKLYLELTCEDVVCLQVFKRKE
- the nmnat3 gene encoding nicotinamide/nicotinic acid mononucleotide adenylyltransferase 3 — encoded protein: MANRCVPLVLLACGSFNPITNQHMRLFELARDHLHSTGQYQVVGGIVSPVSDGYGKQGLVLAKHRIAMAKLALKSSNWVTVDEWESQQPDWTETVVTMRYHYQRILKEYEQRSTGMHTNSSSNATPLSSPPLQLKLLCGADFLDTFKIPGLWQDEHVEEVAGRFGLVCVSRGRLQPERAVHDSDTLSRHQQNIFLVREWVRNDTSATEVRRALRRGLSVKYLIPDSVIEYIHQHNLYTEDSERRNKGTVLRPLTKQAQQPVNSLDD
- the rbp1.1 gene encoding retinol-binding protein 1.1, whose amino-acid sequence is MPVDLNGYWKMISNDNFEEYLKALDVNVAIRKIATLLKPDKDIFHDGDHIIIKTLSTFKNYNMDFYVGKEFEEDLSGVDDRKCMTTITWEGDKLVCVQKGEIEGRGWTHWVEGDELHLELRAAGAVSKQVFKKT